One Pseudonocardia abyssalis DNA segment encodes these proteins:
- a CDS encoding DoxX family protein, which produces MRVQVTVERWERTVSVVAWILQIVLALAFLGAGGMKLARPKPALVAAGMGYAEDFSSSAIKTIGLLEVLGAIGLVLPAVTGIATWLVPVAAIGLALTMAGAVVVHVRRKEAYLPPLVLGVLALVLAVLRLAYPL; this is translated from the coding sequence TTGAGAGTTCAAGTCACCGTCGAGCGCTGGGAGCGCACCGTGTCCGTCGTCGCCTGGATCCTGCAGATCGTCCTCGCCCTCGCCTTCCTCGGCGCGGGTGGCATGAAGCTCGCCCGACCGAAGCCCGCGCTCGTCGCGGCCGGCATGGGGTACGCCGAGGACTTCTCGTCCTCGGCGATCAAGACCATCGGTCTGCTGGAGGTGCTCGGTGCGATCGGGCTGGTGCTCCCCGCGGTCACCGGCATCGCGACCTGGCTGGTCCCCGTCGCGGCGATCGGCCTCGCGCTGACCATGGCCGGCGCCGTCGTCGTGCACGTCCGGCGCAAGGAGGCCTACCTCCCGCCGCTGGTGCTCGGGGTCCTCGCGCTCGTTCTCGCCGTGCTCCGCCTCGCCTACCCTCTCTGA
- the ygiD gene encoding 4,5-DOPA dioxygenase extradiol produces MTPMPAAFIGHGSPMNALESNRYTESWAALGAALPRPRAVLVVSAHWYINATAVTAMPRPRTIHDFFGFPGALFDVDYPAPGAPDVAAEVEEIAKPTWVGQDVDSWGIDHGTWSVLAHMFPDADVPVIQLSIDAGKSFDEHLDLGAKLAPLRESGVLVVGSGNVVHNLGGMDPRRRDEGFDWAQRFDEAARATMTGSPDVLPGIVGSRDFDVAVPTPDHFIPLLYLAGLGAASGGGADVLVDGYAYGSLSMTAYTLGLDRPVSADGPAGAGSVPSGRPPEDMNI; encoded by the coding sequence ATGACACCCATGCCTGCGGCGTTCATCGGGCACGGCAGCCCGATGAACGCCCTCGAGTCCAACCGGTACACGGAGTCGTGGGCGGCCCTCGGTGCCGCGCTGCCCCGGCCGCGGGCGGTCCTCGTGGTCTCGGCGCACTGGTACATCAACGCCACTGCCGTCACGGCGATGCCACGGCCACGCACGATCCACGACTTCTTCGGCTTCCCCGGAGCGTTGTTCGACGTCGACTACCCCGCACCGGGGGCGCCCGACGTCGCCGCGGAGGTCGAGGAGATCGCCAAGCCGACGTGGGTGGGCCAGGACGTCGACAGCTGGGGGATCGACCACGGCACATGGTCGGTGCTCGCGCACATGTTCCCCGACGCCGACGTCCCGGTGATCCAGCTCTCGATCGATGCCGGGAAGTCCTTCGACGAGCATCTCGACCTCGGCGCGAAGCTCGCCCCGCTGCGGGAGAGCGGCGTGCTCGTCGTCGGCAGCGGCAACGTCGTGCACAACCTCGGCGGGATGGACCCGCGCCGCCGCGACGAGGGCTTCGACTGGGCGCAGCGCTTCGACGAGGCCGCCCGCGCCACCATGACCGGCTCCCCGGACGTGCTGCCGGGCATCGTGGGGTCGCGCGACTTCGACGTCGCCGTGCCCACACCCGACCACTTCATCCCGCTGCTCTACCTCGCGGGGCTCGGGGCGGCGTCCGGCGGCGGGGCGGACGTACTGGTCGACGGGTACGCCTACGGCTCGCTGTCGATGACGGCGTACACCCTCGGCCTCGACCGTCCCGTCTCGGCCGACGGTCCGGCCGGGGCCGGCAGTGTGCCGTCCGGCCGCCCGCCCGAGGACATGAACATCTGA
- a CDS encoding histidine phosphatase family protein: MSDYEVVLLRHGETVGYDGDLGLTPLGEEQARERGAVLAKEIAPGTVVRMPHARTARAIATAVGLRAALVDAGIEPGPLHPDPWFDNLRYSLHGQGVDTSDAVTERLTLTGDLPDWAREYDRFDSDYRSVAAAGGPIEYWLHNPTLYFEPPHVAAHRFWRGITEVGRDAPENLLVVAATHSAPMRAFLATTLGEDPGEPHNLEDIRVRVRPDGSADVTFRGRTTSMTVPPHLPPWIDRDWFESYGR; this comes from the coding sequence GTGTCGGACTACGAGGTCGTGCTGCTGCGGCACGGGGAGACCGTCGGCTACGACGGGGACCTCGGGCTCACTCCGCTCGGCGAGGAGCAGGCGCGCGAGCGCGGTGCCGTGCTGGCGAAGGAGATCGCGCCCGGCACCGTCGTCCGGATGCCGCACGCCCGTACCGCGCGCGCGATCGCGACGGCGGTCGGGTTGCGGGCGGCGCTGGTCGACGCCGGGATCGAGCCGGGCCCGCTGCACCCCGACCCGTGGTTCGACAACCTGCGTTACTCGCTGCACGGACAGGGCGTCGACACCTCCGACGCGGTCACCGAGCGGCTGACGCTCACCGGCGACCTGCCCGACTGGGCCCGCGAGTACGACCGCTTCGACTCCGACTACCGCTCGGTCGCCGCGGCGGGCGGGCCGATCGAGTACTGGCTGCACAACCCGACGCTGTACTTCGAGCCGCCGCACGTGGCCGCGCACCGGTTCTGGCGCGGCATCACCGAGGTCGGCCGCGACGCCCCGGAGAACCTGCTGGTCGTCGCCGCGACGCACTCGGCCCCGATGCGCGCGTTCCTCGCCACGACCCTCGGCGAGGACCCCGGCGAGCCGCACAATCTGGAGGACATCCGCGTGCGGGTGCGCCCCGACGGCTCCGCCGACGTCACCTTCCGCGGCCGCACCACCTCGATGACGGTGCCGCCGCACCTGCCGCCGTGGATCGACCGCGACTGGTTCGAGTCCTACGGCCGCTGA
- a CDS encoding LLM class F420-dependent oxidoreductase yields MEIGLHVADFTYPSGPGGLADDLTRIVVAAEEAGFARVSVMDHLWQIRPVGPIENDMLEAYTTLGFLAARTSRVQLLAWVTAVTYREPGMLAKLVTTLDVLSKGRAWLGIGAAWNDEEATGLGLPFPGTAERFERLEETLQICRQMWGADDGPYAGTHYRLGATMNVPQPLRRPPILIGGGGEKKTLRLVAQYADACNLFAGPDVERKLDILRGHCADVGRDYDEIEKTVMFPLDTGENGEKVDALLAQLRPLAALGVTEAHGWVPRVWETERLELIGKEVIPAAAEM; encoded by the coding sequence GTGGAGATCGGTCTGCACGTCGCGGACTTCACCTACCCGAGCGGGCCCGGCGGGCTCGCCGACGACCTGACGCGCATCGTCGTGGCGGCCGAGGAGGCCGGTTTCGCGCGCGTCAGCGTCATGGACCACCTCTGGCAGATCCGCCCGGTCGGGCCGATCGAGAACGACATGCTGGAGGCGTACACGACCCTGGGCTTCCTCGCGGCGCGCACGTCGCGCGTCCAGCTGCTGGCCTGGGTCACCGCCGTCACCTACCGCGAGCCGGGGATGCTCGCGAAGCTCGTCACGACCCTCGACGTCCTGTCGAAGGGCCGCGCGTGGCTGGGCATCGGCGCCGCGTGGAACGACGAGGAGGCCACCGGCCTGGGCCTGCCGTTCCCGGGCACCGCCGAGCGCTTCGAGCGCCTGGAGGAGACCCTGCAGATCTGCCGCCAGATGTGGGGCGCGGACGACGGGCCGTACGCGGGCACGCACTACCGCCTCGGCGCGACGATGAACGTGCCGCAGCCACTGCGCCGTCCGCCGATCCTCATCGGCGGTGGCGGGGAGAAGAAGACGCTGCGCCTCGTCGCGCAGTACGCCGACGCGTGCAACCTGTTCGCCGGGCCGGACGTGGAGCGCAAGCTCGACATCCTGCGCGGGCACTGCGCCGACGTCGGGCGCGACTACGACGAGATCGAGAAGACCGTCATGTTCCCGCTCGACACCGGGGAGAACGGCGAGAAGGTCGACGCCCTGCTCGCTCAGCTCCGGCCGCTCGCCGCCCTCGGCGTCACCGAGGCCCACGGCTGGGTGCCGCGCGTGTGGGAGACCGAGCGTCTGGAGCTGATCGGCAAGGAGGTCATCCCGGCCGCCGCGGAGATGTAG